In the genome of Nocardioides sp. NBC_00368, the window GCGACGCGGGGTGGAGCAGCTCGGTAGCTCGCTGGGCTCATAACCCAGAGGTCACAGGTTCAAATCCTGTCCCCGCTACTCCGAGACGAAGGCCCGGACCGAGAGGTCCGGGCCTTCGTTCATCCTGCCGTGCCTTCCAAAGAGTCGGCGAGGAAGGTGATCACTCGTTCCTCCCACGCGGCGGGTGCTTCCTGCAGTCCTTGTGTGTGCCCCGCGCCGGGAACGGCCCACGTCTGGACTGCGTCGGTGCTCGAATCCGCCACGTAGTCGGCTGCGTGTCCTTCGTCCGGCACCTCACCGGCCGTGATGAGCAGGAAGCTGGTGGGGTCGGGTCGTGTGGTGGCTGTCGACACGGATCGCCGCAAGGAGCTGGGCTCGGGAGCATCCGTCAGCCGTCCGGTGAGCCAGTAGGTGACTCGGTCGATGTTTTGCTGCAACTCTCCACGAGCGCCGTACGCATCGAGGTAGCCCTTGTCGGCTGCGACCCGGCTGGTGGCCCCCTCGGCCACCACGGCAGCGACCCGCTCGTCGACTCCGGCGGTGCCGATGGCCTCTTCGCCACCCATGGACACGCCGAGGAGTCCGATGCGCGCCGGTGACACACCGCGCTGCTGGGTCAGGAAGTCGACTGCTCCGGATGCGTCCGACTCCCCGTACCAGCCGAAGTCCATGGCGCGGCCCGCGCTCTCCCCGTGGCCGCGCGCGTCGAAGAGCAAGACCCCGTAGCCGTGCTCGGCAAGCACCGCCGCATGTTCCAACACCCCGGACCGGGTCGACCCGGCTCCGTGCATGAGGACGACGCCGGCTCCGTTGCGGGTGGGGAGGTACCAGCCGGCCAAATCCGTGCCGTCACTGCTGGGAAATGTGACGTCTCGGTAGGCGAGGCCCAAGTCTGCCGGGGTCCTCTCTCCCAGAGCCGGTCGCGGTGCGTATGACGCGGCCACCGCCTGGCCGAGCGTCCAGAGAACCAGGTAGGTCGCGACCAACATCGAGGCGACGATCGGTGCCCACCACCGGCGCCGGGTCGCGGCCAGGATGCGGATCGCCGCCCATACCGACGCGACCAGGCCGATGGTCAGCAGAATGAAGCCCGAGACGGCCAGCGGGCTGAGACCCTCGTGGGTGTAGTGACGAGGTACCAGCCCGACCCCCACCGCGAGCACCACCAGTCCGGTGGCCACCACGACCAGCCGCATCGCCCACCCGCGTGCCCCGATCGCACCGCCATCCGCATCCCCGGTCCCCAGGGACGCCGTGGGCCGGGGTCCGCGGCGGGTGAACACGTTGGTGTTCATGAGCCGCCGGAATCCAGGGCCACCGGACCACGGACTCTCTGCGGTACCGCGCGCAGCCAGAGGGCCAGCGGGACCACGGTCGCTGCGGCGAGTACGACGAACAGCACGACGCCACCCAGAGTCGCCACGTCAGAGGCGGGATCGGCGCGGTGACCGAACCACTGGTCGACCGCGACACCGATGGCCTCGATCATCCAGAAGAACAGCCCGGCCCCGGCGAGGAAGACGCCGGCGGGCCGACGCTGCCAGAGCAGCACGGCCACGATTGTCAGGGCCGGCAGCCAGACCGCGAGGTCCTGGGCGTAGATGGGGTTGGTGGTCAGGCCGGTCCCCTCCAGGAACCCAGGCGGGTCCTCACCCAGGTCGGGTACCACGAAGCGCAGCCAGGCCAGCGCGTTGAGTACGACCACGGTCAGGATGAACACGGCGATGCCGCGCGCGGGCAACCTGCCGGGAAGCAGGAACGGCAGAGGGTCCAGCAGCGCGCTGACGAGGGTCCACAACGACAGCCCGAGCAGGGCGACGTACGCCAGGAACAGCTCGTTGAACGGAGTGGCGTACACCAGCAGCGTGGCGTTGTAGGTGAGGTAGCCGAGCGCGCCGATCAGGGCTGCGCGCCCCCGGACCGAGCCCCGGGCCGAGGTGAACCGGCCGATCACGAGCACCGGAAGCGCCAGTGCGAACATGGTGAGCGCGGTGCCGCGCGCGGAGCCGTTCATCACCGGGGTGCCGTTGAGGATCCCGTCTACGAAGAACGTGGGAACGGCCGCGACCAGGACCAGGGCTGCAACAGCCGCGCAGAGATGCTGGGTCCGGCGGCTCAAACCCTCGGTGGACCGTCGGAAGTCATCGCTAGGTTTCATCGCCATCGCCACCACCTCCTTCTGGCCGCGGTCGGGCGAGTGGGTACCGGTCTCGCTTGGTCATTCGACGGAGTCACGCTCGTGTCGCGCGCTGGTGTCCACGTGACGACGAGCGCACTGGTCACGAGGTAGATCACTTGCAAGAAATGGAATGCGCGGATCGATGCGATCTCTCCGATGATCCAGAACGTCATGATGGTTCCGGCGAGGACGCTGGCGAGATGCCAACCGTCGCAACGTTTGACCAGGGCGATGGCGGCGATCAGGGAGCTGCCGCCGACGACGGCCATCAGGATCACGCCTGGGAAGTAGTTGCTGGGGAAGTCGGTGTGCCGGACCCAGGACGCTTGTTCGGGTATCCAGCCCGTCATCAGCGCCAGGCCCCCAGCCGTGGCGCTCAGTCCGTTGAACAGCAACAGCCCGAGCAAGATCTCGCTCTTGCGATTCATCGCGTCTCCTTCGTCGCCGCAGCGGCTCGGTGTTGCGGCAGCGCGGTGGTTTCCGGGCGGCGACGGCGCCGCCGACGGCGCAGCATGGTCCACACGTCGGTGGGAAAGTCCTGGGTGAGCAGGAAAGCCATGCCTGCGGCCAGGACGACATTCGGAACCTCCTCCAGACCCAACGGTGTGATGCCGAGGAGGAACAAGATCGCGGTGAGCAACCCCAACTTGGCGGCGCGACCTCGGCTCAGGATGAGGGCAGCGGTGGCAGTTTCGAAGGTCAGCATGAAGATGCCGAAGGCCAGGGGGTTCGGTTCGGTCAACCACATTCCGATGTCGCGATAGATCGGCCAAGGTGCATCGGCGGCGAAGTCGACGTACCTCTGGGGGTTCGTAGCGATCAGAGCTCCGTGGATACCCAGGCCCATCGCGCCGAAGAAGAGACCGAGGAAGACTCGCGCGCCGTTCGGCCTCCAGACACAGAACGCTGCGACTCCGACGGTGAATGCTCCCCAGATGACGAATCCCTGCATGACAACTCCCGTATGGTCTGCGACCACGCTAGGAAACGCCCGAGATCTCGAAGCAGTGGCGAAGGTCCCCGTGGCTCAGCGCCTAAGTCCTCATCACCGTCGCCTTCGTTCAAGGACCTCACGGCGCCCTGAAGGAACGGATGACGACGTCGTTCGCTGGGCATGCACGGGGAAGGGTCATCCGGCCGGGGCCGCGAGGACCTAGTCCTCTGCCCGACCTGCCCTGCCACCCCAAAGACTGCGAGGAAAGGGATGAACCGCCGATGCACACGCCGCGACACGTCGAGCACGTCGAGCGCTCGGCAGCACGCCCCTCCATTGAGAGGTGACCCCGTGTCCGACTCGCACACTGTGCAGCCGACGCCGACCGCGGCCCGCGTCGAGCTCTACTGGCTGCCCCTGGGAGCCGGAGACAACACGCACTGCGTCCGTGTCAACGGGCGGATCTTCGAGGCCGTCGTCGCCCTTGTCCAGCGTCGTGACCGCTGCGACCTCTACCACTCGGCCTTGGCCGTCCAGCTGGGTGCCGACCGCTATGTGATCGAGATGGCACCCGTGTGGAGCCTGGGCGGTCTCGATCATGGCGCGGTCTGCGTGGGACCGGTTGGGATGCGAGGTCTGGGGCGGTCGCGGCTATTTCGGTACGAGGTGCGCCGCTGGCGCGACGGCGCCATCCCCGACGCCTCCGAGGCCGTCGACAGCCCGCTCATGGTGGAGACCGATCCGGTCCGAGCGGCGCGACTGCTCGAGCTCGTACCGTCGGTTCCCGCGGTCACGTGGGGTCGCGACGAGCTGGAGACCGGGGACATGTGGAACTCCAACTCGTTGATCTCGGCGGCTGCTCGCCGCCAGCGGCCACGACACCAGCGCCATCGAGCTGCCCGCCCATGGGCGAGCGCCTGGGTGGGCTGCCGGTCTGGTCATCGCCACTCGCCGAAGCGCAACCGACCGGACATAGGCTGCAGATGTCCACCTGCTGCGCCAACAGGTCCACCCTGCGCCGGTACGAGGCACCGACTGAGTGTGCGGCGGCAGACGATCCGCATTCTCCGGGTCAGCGCTCTTGCGGATAGACCGGAGCGCGAGCGCGTCGGGCGATCACCCGATCCTGGGGGACGATGGGGCCATGAGCGTGGACGTGATGGTGGAGACGACGATCAGGCGTTCGCCGGCCGAGGTGTCCGCGTACGCCGGCGACCCGGGCCATGCCCCGACCTGGTACGCCAACATCCGCTCCGTCGAGTGGCGCACCGAGCCGCCGATGCGGGTGGGGTCGCGGATGGACTTCGTGGCCCAGTTCCTCGGTCGCCGGCTGGCCTACACCTACGAGGTGGTCGAGTGGGAGCCGGGGGAGCGGCTGGTGATGCGTACGGCGGACGGACCGTTCCCGATGGAGACGACCTACACGTGGGAGCCGGATGACGGAGATGGCACCCGGATGACGCTGCGCAACCGCGGCAACCCCTCCGGCTTCGCCCGTATCGCCGGGCCGGTGATGGAGCGAGCGATGCGGCGCGCGACGACGAAAGACCTGGCCAGGCTCAAGGAGATCCTCGAGGGCTGACGGCGCAGGGGCCCGTCCCGTGATGATCCGGGCGGACCCCTGCGCCTACGGTCAGTGGGTGTGCGAGGAGTGGCCGTCGTCAGCCGGGTCGACGGGTGCCTCGGACGGCCTCTCCTGATCGACGGCCGGGTCGGTCGGCTCCACAGGCGTCTCGCTCGGGCTGTGATCGTGGCTGTGGCCGTCGGAGGCGATGGTGCCGGCCAGGGCAGTCATCCCCAGCCAGGCGAGAGCGGCGATGAGGACGACGACTGCGGCGAACGGGCTGATCAGATGGTGCCACCGGCCCTTGGAGTCCTTGGCGACGAACGCGGCGTACGACATGAGCAGACCGATCGGCGTCATCAGGGCGCTGCGCTCGGGGAACTGCTCGAAGTGCTGGATGCCACCACCGACGAGACCGACGCCGAAGGAGAGCAGCAGCGAGAAGGTCACGAGCGGCAGCGCCTGGCTGAGAGCGGGGCGCTCGTCGGCTAGGAAGAACTCGTTGACGAGCGTGCCGAGCAGGAACACGAACGCACCCACTGCGCAGATGATCGTGTACAACGACGGGTTGACCGGGTAATGGACGACGGCGCCGGCGATCAGGGCGGCGCCCATGAAGTAGAGCATCTGACCGCTGTATCGCGCAGGCAGGGACTGTTTGTCGAACGCCCGCCGGTGCGCCTTCGAGGGTGTGTTCTGCTGCACGTCGGGATCGAGAACGGTGGTCATGGTCTGAATGGGTCCTTTCGGTTCTGGGTTGTGAGAGCAGGCAGCACCGCGCCGGCACCAGGCATGGTCGGCGTGACGCTGGGTCGGTCGCTCAGCAGCGCAGGATCGAAAGACGGTGGAGACAGGGTGGGTCAGCGGTGCGGCCCGATGAGAAGGTTCGCGACTCGGCCCACCGGAGTACGACGCAGAGAACGCGACGTGGGCTGCCGCGTCGGAGCGCGAGGACGATCAGTGCTGCCAGGAGGCACAACAGAGCCAGGCACAGGTCACCGGCCCCGCCGTCATGATCTGGCGAGGGGGCGGGGCTTTCCGGTGTCTCGCTGTCGAGCCCGTGACCCGTACCGACATGGTCGTGTGCCGCCGTGTCCATCGCCAGCACGGCGGCAGCGTGCTCGCTGTGGGCCTGCTCGTGGGAGGTGAGCCCATGCAGCGTGAAGACCGCGAAGACGACCCCGAAAAGGGTCGCGAGCAGCAGCGCGCCGCGTGGCCCCCTGATCGAGATCATGGTCCGGCACCCTAGGCGGACAAGGTGGCGAATGGCCCAACGGAGGGCTCCCGGGGCCGAGAATGCGACGAGTATCACATCGTCGGTCAGGCACGTGACCAGCGCGCAGCGCCCGTATCCGTCCGGATCGCTGTGTCTGACCGTCGTCGGCTGCATTTGGTGACAGGGTTCGACCATGAGCGAAGACGCGGTCGAAGAGGAGACCACGACGCTGCGGGCCACCGGCGTACGTGCTCGGCAGGGGGCCCGGGATCTGCTTCCGACCACGTCGTTGACGCTGCGCGAGGGAGAGGTCGTGGTGGCTGTCGGCCCGCCGGGAGGTGGCCACACGTCGCTGGCACTGGCGCTGGCCGGGCGGCTGCGGCTCGATGCGGGCAGGGTCGAGATGGACGGCGACGCCTCGCCTCGGGTCCTGCAGGGCGCGGTGGCGCTCGTCGACGTGCCGGGTGTCTCCGAGCCGGACGAGATGGTGCCGTTCCGTACGATCCTCGGCGAGGAGCTCGCGATGGCGAAGCACAGGCCGAGCGCCGCGGCGATCGACCGATGGCTGGGGGAGTACGACCTCGCGACCGACATCACCACGGAGGCCGTCCCGCCGAGACCACGGCTGGAGATCCTCGGGCGGATGGCGTCGCTGCGGCCCGGCACCCGCTTCCTCGTCCTCACCTACCCCGAGCGGCTCGGCCTGCCCGTCGGGGACTGGCTCGACATCGCCTACGACATCGCCGGGGCCGGGCAGCGGCCCGGCGTCCTGGTCACCGCCAGTCGCGCGGCGGTGATCCCGAGCGGAGTGCGTACGTTCACCATCGGCCCGACGGAGGAAGCATGAACTCGCTGCGTATCGCTCTGACCGAGCTGCGCCGGATCACGGCCGGCCGGCTGGCGAAGCTCGTCATCGTCGCGCTGGTGGTCGTGCCCACGCTCTACGCCGGGCTCTACCTCTACGCCAACCACGATCCGTACGCTCACTTCGACGAGCTCCCGGCGGCGCTGATCGTCGAGGACACCGGCGCCACCACGACCGACGGCACCGAGATCGAGGCCGGTCGTGATGTCGCCGACAAGCTCCTGAAGTCCGGCGACTTCGACTGGTCCGAGACCTCGGCGGCCGAGGCGGAGGCGGACATCCGCGAGGGCGACTACTACTTCGCCCTGCGCATCCCAGAGGGGTTCTCCCGGACGCTGACCGGCGCGGAGCGGCTCGACCCGAAGCAGGCGCAGATCCAGGTCATCACCAACGACGCCAACTCCTACCTGTCCACGACGATCGCGACCAACGTCACCGACAAGGTCCGCGACGCCATCGCCAGCGAGGTCTCCGAGCAGGCGGCGGCCAACTTCCTGCTCGGCATCTCTGACCTCCGCTCGGGGCTGGTCAAGGCCGCCGACGGCGCCGCGAAGCTGGAGAAGGGCGCGGTCTCGCTCCGCGACGGCGCCGGGAAGCTGGCCACCGGAGCGGGCGAGCTCGAGGACGGTCTGAACACCATCGAGGGCAAGGTCACCGACGTGCCCGCCAAGACCCGTGAGCTCGCCACCGGCGCCCGGAAGGTCGCCGACGCCAACGGCGAGATCGCCGCCACCGGGCAGCGTGCGGCGACGGCTGTCGACGACGCGGTCGCCGCCTACGAGGCGAATCGGGCAGACCTCGACGCCCGCCTCGAGGCGCAGGGCCTGGACGAGCAGCAGCGAGCCGACGTGCTGGCGATCTACGACCGTGGATCCGCCCCGCTCGACCGCGTCGACCAGCGCGTCGGGGACGTCTCCGGTCGGCTCGACGAGCTGGCTGCCGGTGCCGACCAGGTCGCCGACGGCAACGAGCAGCTGGCCTCGGCGATGCCGGATCTGGTCGCCGGGATCTCCCAGGCTGCCGACGGAGCCGGTCGGCTGCGCACCGGGGCGACCGAGCTGCGTGACGGCGCCGCAAAGCTCGCCACCGGCGCCGGTGACCTGAAGAAGGGGCTGCAGGACGGCGTCGCGCAGGCGCCGGCGACCGACGAAGAGCTCCGTGACCAGATCGCCTCGACGATCGCCGACCCGGTCGCGATCGACTCCGTCTCCGAGGCCAAGGCGTCCTCCTACGGCGCCGGGCTGGCGCCGTTCTTCCTCGCCCTGGGAGCCTGGATCGGCGGGTACGTCCTCTTCCTGCTCGTCCGGCCGATCTCGACCCGCGCACTGGCCGCCAACCAGACGCCGTTGCGGATCGCCCTCGGTGGCTGGCTCACCCCGGCGCTCATCGGCGCCGCGCAGATGGTCGTCGTGCTCGTGGTCGTCGGTCTCGCCGTCGACATCACCCCGGTGAACTGGCTGGGCACCTTGGGCTTCCTGCTGCTCACCTCCGCGACCTTCATCGCGATCGTGCACATGCTCAACGCGCTCCTCGGGGCGCCGGGCCAGTTCCTCGGTCTCGTCCTGATGGTGGTCCAGCTCGTCACCGCCGGCGGGACGTTCCCCTGGCAGACGATCCCTGAGCCGTTGCACCCGCTTCACCACGTACTGCCGATGAGCTATGCCGTCGACGGCCTGCGGCAGCTGATGTACGGCGGCCTGTCCGGCCGGGTGGTCTCCGACGTCCTGGTCCTGGCCGCCTTCCTCGTCGGCGCCCTGCTGCTGACCGCCTACGGCGCCCGCCGGCAGCGGGTCTGGACGCCCAAACGGGTCAGGCCCGAGATCGTCCTCTGACCTCAGTACGCCGCACGGCCACTATGCGGCAGGCTCGGCCTGTGCATGCTGGATGAACCAGGTCGCGAAGGCAAGGACACGGAGGATACGCAGCGCGCGCAGCACCGGCAGACCGATGAGGGCGACGTCGTACCGTGCTCCCACCGCTGGACACGGGTCATCGGGCGAGCGTAGGGCGGACGGACCGGGACGTCCGGATGTTCGGGCGACGGTGCTCCTGATCCGGTATGTGCGGTGATACTCCCGACGTGACCGTCGCCCGCAGGGCGGCGGCGCGCTTCGACTCCGACATCGACCTGGATCGACCTGGATCGACCTGGTCGACTGCGGCGGCCCGAAGCCGCGGTTGGACGATGACGTCGGAAACGACGCGGCGTTGTTCTGATGGATCCGGGTCTGTGTGCCGACCTGCCCCGCCGGGCAATGCGCTAGAGGGACCGAGAGCCGACACGGTGGTCGCTCACCCTATGGCGTCAGGAAGGACGTCCTTCACGATCGTCAGTAGGCAGTGACGCAGCAGGCTGTGCGCCTGGGCGCGGGTGAGAACACCCTTCAGCAACCAGTCGCGTCCGGCGGACCTGGCGAGCTGGCCGTAGGCCCTGACCATCGCCCGCAGCTCGGACCGGTGACGAGTGTCATCAGCCAGGCCGACCGCCTCGAGCACGCGGTCGACCGAGTCGTTCTCGGCCTTGAGCAGGATCTTCTCCAGCTCGGGATCCCTGCCGACGCCCATCGCCCCGGTCGCGCTGATCCAACTCGCCCCTTGCTCGGCGAGTGAGTCGAGGAACCACGTGACCGCGGCGTCGATGCGCTCTTCGAGGGTGCCATCGGGCAGCTGGGTGACGGCGATCGCGGGAACGGTGGCGGCCTCGCGTACGACCTCGAGGTAGAGCTCGCGTTTCGTGCCGAAGTAGTGGTTGAGCAGCCCGCGGGCGACCCCTGCCGCTCGCGCGATCTCGGCCGTGGACACCTCGCCGTAGGGTCGCTCGGCGAAGAGATTCTTGGCGGACGCAAGGATCTCTTCGCGTCGCTGGTCCGGACCGAGGCGTCTCCACCTGGGCTCTTCGGCGGTGCTCATGGGGTCGAGTCTTCCATCGGTCGCGCCCACGGCAGCCACGAGGGCAGTCCCTCCGCGACCGTCGTCGGGAAAGCGGGCGGACGCTTCTCCAGGAACGACATCACCCCCTCGACCGCATCTGCACTGGTCGGCAGGCCCGCGATGAGCCGGGAATCCACCTCATGGGCCAGGTATGGAGTCGGCTGTCCGCTCAGATGGTTGAGCATCTGCCGGATCACGGCGACCGAGACCGGCGCGGTGTTGTCCCGGATGTCGCGGGCGAGCTCGTACGCCGCATCGAGGACGTCGGTCGGCGCGTGAGTGGAGGTCAGCAGGCCGGCTGCCTGGGCCTCTTCGGCGAAGAAGACGCGCCCGCTGGTCATCCAGTCCTGCGCCTTGGTCATCCCGACCAGGCGGGGGAGGTGCCAGGCGGAACCTCCTTCCGGGAAGATGCCACGGCGGCCGAAGACGAACCCGAACTTCGAATCCGTGGAGCCGAGCCGGAAGTCACACGCCAACGTGATCGTCAGTCCGGCGCCGATCGCGGCGCCGCGCATCGCCGCGATCACCGGCTTGTTCATCTCGAAGACGCGCCGGGAGCATCGTCCCGCTGGTTCCTGCCAGGCGCTGACGTCGTCGACCGCCTCGTTGACGTCGAAGCCGCCGCCGGACAGGTCGGCACCGACGCAGAAGTCGCTGCCCGCTCCGGTGAGCACGACCACCCGGACGTCCTCGTCACGGTCGGCGCGGTCGAGGGCGGCGTTGAGGTCGTCCGCCATGGCGAGCGTGTAGCCATTCCTGGCCTGGGGCCGGTTGAGCGTGATGGTGGCGATCCGCTCGGAGACCTCGTACGTGATGTCGGAGTAGTCGGTGACGGTGCTCGTGTCCATGAGATGACCTCTGTTCCGGATTGCTTGTTGACCGGCTGCCAACAGTAGTGCACTATTGGCGCTGTGCCAACAACTACTCGATCCTGGATGACGGAAGACCTTCATGCGTTGCGTGA includes:
- a CDS encoding alpha/beta hydrolase; the encoded protein is MNTNVFTRRGPRPTASLGTGDADGGAIGARGWAMRLVVVATGLVVLAVGVGLVPRHYTHEGLSPLAVSGFILLTIGLVASVWAAIRILAATRRRWWAPIVASMLVATYLVLWTLGQAVAASYAPRPALGERTPADLGLAYRDVTFPSSDGTDLAGWYLPTRNGAGVVLMHGAGSTRSGVLEHAAVLAEHGYGVLLFDARGHGESAGRAMDFGWYGESDASGAVDFLTQQRGVSPARIGLLGVSMGGEEAIGTAGVDERVAAVVAEGATSRVAADKGYLDAYGARGELQQNIDRVTYWLTGRLTDAPEPSSLRRSVSTATTRPDPTSFLLITAGEVPDEGHAADYVADSSTDAVQTWAVPGAGHTQGLQEAPAAWEERVITFLADSLEGTAG
- a CDS encoding SRPBCC family protein, with amino-acid sequence MSVDVMVETTIRRSPAEVSAYAGDPGHAPTWYANIRSVEWRTEPPMRVGSRMDFVAQFLGRRLAYTYEVVEWEPGERLVMRTADGPFPMETTYTWEPDDGDGTRMTLRNRGNPSGFARIAGPVMERAMRRATTKDLARLKEILEG
- a CDS encoding ATP-binding cassette domain-containing protein encodes the protein MSEDAVEEETTTLRATGVRARQGARDLLPTTSLTLREGEVVVAVGPPGGGHTSLALALAGRLRLDAGRVEMDGDASPRVLQGAVALVDVPGVSEPDEMVPFRTILGEELAMAKHRPSAAAIDRWLGEYDLATDITTEAVPPRPRLEILGRMASLRPGTRFLVLTYPERLGLPVGDWLDIAYDIAGAGQRPGVLVTASRAAVIPSGVRTFTIGPTEEA
- a CDS encoding YhgE/Pip domain-containing protein, with the protein product MNSLRIALTELRRITAGRLAKLVIVALVVVPTLYAGLYLYANHDPYAHFDELPAALIVEDTGATTTDGTEIEAGRDVADKLLKSGDFDWSETSAAEAEADIREGDYYFALRIPEGFSRTLTGAERLDPKQAQIQVITNDANSYLSTTIATNVTDKVRDAIASEVSEQAAANFLLGISDLRSGLVKAADGAAKLEKGAVSLRDGAGKLATGAGELEDGLNTIEGKVTDVPAKTRELATGARKVADANGEIAATGQRAATAVDDAVAAYEANRADLDARLEAQGLDEQQRADVLAIYDRGSAPLDRVDQRVGDVSGRLDELAAGADQVADGNEQLASAMPDLVAGISQAADGAGRLRTGATELRDGAAKLATGAGDLKKGLQDGVAQAPATDEELRDQIASTIADPVAIDSVSEAKASSYGAGLAPFFLALGAWIGGYVLFLLVRPISTRALAANQTPLRIALGGWLTPALIGAAQMVVVLVVVGLAVDITPVNWLGTLGFLLLTSATFIAIVHMLNALLGAPGQFLGLVLMVVQLVTAGGTFPWQTIPEPLHPLHHVLPMSYAVDGLRQLMYGGLSGRVVSDVLVLAAFLVGALLLTAYGARRQRVWTPKRVRPEIVL
- a CDS encoding TetR/AcrR family transcriptional regulator; this translates as MSTAEEPRWRRLGPDQRREEILASAKNLFAERPYGEVSTAEIARAAGVARGLLNHYFGTKRELYLEVVREAATVPAIAVTQLPDGTLEERIDAAVTWFLDSLAEQGASWISATGAMGVGRDPELEKILLKAENDSVDRVLEAVGLADDTRHRSELRAMVRAYGQLARSAGRDWLLKGVLTRAQAHSLLRHCLLTIVKDVLPDAIG
- a CDS encoding enoyl-CoA hydratase-related protein → MDTSTVTDYSDITYEVSERIATITLNRPQARNGYTLAMADDLNAALDRADRDEDVRVVVLTGAGSDFCVGADLSGGGFDVNEAVDDVSAWQEPAGRCSRRVFEMNKPVIAAMRGAAIGAGLTITLACDFRLGSTDSKFGFVFGRRGIFPEGGSAWHLPRLVGMTKAQDWMTSGRVFFAEEAQAAGLLTSTHAPTDVLDAAYELARDIRDNTAPVSVAVIRQMLNHLSGQPTPYLAHEVDSRLIAGLPTSADAVEGVMSFLEKRPPAFPTTVAEGLPSWLPWARPMEDSTP